The genomic interval CTCGCGTCACCGCGGCGGTGGCCACAAGCGCGCCTACCGCGTGATCGACTTCCGCCGCGCCGACAAGGACGGCGTGAACGCCAAGGTCGCTCACATCGAGTACGACCCCAACCGCACCGCTCGCATCGCACTCCTGCACTACGCGGACGGCGACAAGCGCTACATCCTCGCACCCGCGAAGCTCCGTCAGGGCGACTGGGTCGAGAACGGCGCCGGCGCCGACATCAAGCCGGGCAACAACCTGCCCCTGCGCAACATCCCGCTGGGCACCGTGGTGCACGCCATCGAGCTGCGCCCCGGCGGCGGAGCGAAGATCGCCCGTTCGGCCGGCGCCTCCGTGCAGCTGGTCGCCAAGGAGGGCCGCTTCGCGCAGCTGCGCATGCCCTCCGGCGAGATCCGCAACGTCGACGCGGACTGCCGCGCGACCATCGGCGAGGTCGGCAATGCCGAGCAGTCGAACATCAACTGGGGCAAGGCCGGCCGCATGCGCTGGAAGGGCAAGCGCCCGCACGTGCGCGGCGTGGTCATGAACCCGGTCGACCACCCGCACGGCGGCGGCGAGGGCCGCACCTCCGGCGGTCGTCACCCGGTGTCGCCCTGGGGCCAGCCCGAGGGCCGCACCCGGCGTCCGAACAAGGAGAGCGAGAAGCTCATCGTCCGTCGTCGCCGCACGGGCAAGAAGCGCTGATAGGGAGCCAGAAGTATGCCTCGCAGTATTGCCAAGGGCCCGTTCATCGACGACCACCTTCAGAAGAAGGTCGACGTCGCCAACGAGAAGGGCACCAAGAACGTCATCAAGACCTGGTCGCGTCGTTCGGTCATCACACCGGACTTCCTCGGCCACACCTTCGCAGTGCATGACGGCCGCAAGCACGTCACG from Brachybacterium kimchii carries:
- the rplB gene encoding 50S ribosomal protein L2, with product MGIRKHKPTTPGRRGSSVADFVEITRSEPEKSLVRPLSKSGGRNSNGRITSRHRGGGHKRAYRVIDFRRADKDGVNAKVAHIEYDPNRTARIALLHYADGDKRYILAPAKLRQGDWVENGAGADIKPGNNLPLRNIPLGTVVHAIELRPGGGAKIARSAGASVQLVAKEGRFAQLRMPSGEIRNVDADCRATIGEVGNAEQSNINWGKAGRMRWKGKRPHVRGVVMNPVDHPHGGGEGRTSGGRHPVSPWGQPEGRTRRPNKESEKLIVRRRRTGKKR
- the rpsS gene encoding 30S ribosomal protein S19 translates to MPRSIAKGPFIDDHLQKKVDVANEKGTKNVIKTWSRRSVITPDFLGHTFAVHDGRKHVTVFVTESMVGHKLGEFAPTRTFKGHEKDDRKGRRR